ATCAGAGGAAGGGGTCATTTGGGTCAACCCCCTGCCTCCACCCCAAGACCTCTTTCCTCTTCCCTAGGTCCACTGCACGCGCGGTCATGGACATCAGCGTCTTGAGCCCAACAGATGCGTCTCGGGGTCACGGCAAGAGCCTGTGGCCCccccggggcaggggcccagctgtgcGTCGGCAGCGGGAGTTCATGCCGGAAGACAAGAAGGACACGGTTTACTGGGAAAAGCGGAGGAAGAACAATGAGGCGGCCAAGAGATCCCGGGAGAAGAGGCGGCTCAATGATGCGGCCATTGAGGGCAGGCTGGCCGCACTGCTGCAGGAGAACGCTCTGCTCAGAGCTGAGCTGCGGGCACTCCAGCTCCGATGCGGCCTCTTGTCCACCATGGGCAGCCCCTGCACCTTACCCTTGCATGCCCTGCTATGGGAATCTCCCTGGACTGGGGACCCCTACCATGGGGCTGAACCCCTCTcgctcctgcctggctcccacGGCTGCCTCTTGAGGCCGTGTTCCCTGGGCGCTGGGGTGCCAGGATGCCAGGGCTGCCTGGTGGCTCACAGGTGGACTGGCATGGCTGCTTCTCCCAGATCTctccaggagcctgcagcccctACTCCCAGGAGAGTCGACATGCCCTTACAGGCTGCCCTCTTCAGCTGCCAACTCTTGGATGGGCACATGGGGTCCAGGCCGGAGCTCAGGCCGTGCTGGGGGTTGTGGTCACCTATGCACCCCAGATGCCGGGCCCCAGGGCTCTCAGATGTGTTGCTGACACCCGCTGCTGATCCcatggggctgcctcctggggtgacctgccctgtcccaggggacagtCCCAAGGGGCTGACTCCGCCTTCCTTGCCCCACAAACTGCGCATCAAACCCCAAGCCTCTTGCAAGGCACCTCAGGGATGGGCAGGGGGTCAGGAATCCCCCTGATTCCTGAGGGATGGTTGGGACTGTGCGGGTTTGGGTAGGGGATGGGTGGCGTGGCCTTGACCAAGCTGGGACTGGGAAAGGCCTGTAGGCAGCAGGGTGCACCCTGGCTGGGAGAGTCCACTTCCCAGTGAGCAGGCCAGGCCTCTAGGTGGAGGGAGTGGGGTCCCATCGTGGGCTCTATCATGGCTCTGCCTTGCTCTTAGATTTATGCTTTGGATTgtcactccctccttccttccttccctccttcctcctgtccATCCATCTACCCCTTTGCCCATCCATCCACCTGCTCATTgtctcatccatccatcatccatccacttaTCTACCCACCCACCTGTTCATCTTCTCATCATCCACCTGTCCACCATTCATCCATCCAGCCATCCATTTTACTATCCTCTCTTCATGCTCCAATCCCATGCATCCATCATcaatccacccatccacccatgaATCCTACTATCCACCCATCCTTTCACCctttcattcatttaatcatttGCTCATGCACTCACTTGTTAGCCATCTATTCTCTCATTCATTTGCTTACAAAGCACCTGCCCCCTCACACACCCAATTGTGATCTTTGGGtcttccctccctgcccagaTTAGTGACAGGTATGGGGACACCTTCCTGGCCTTAAGATTCCTGCATTCTTTATGCATTTATTCACTTAATTCATTCATTCCTATGAATGTGTGTTCgtcattcatccattcaacagTCTGCGTGGGCTAGGAGCCTTGCTCTAACCAGACCCTGCACACTATAGCTGGGTCTGGCTATGCCTGCACATGTCCCTTGGTTCTGGTCCAGAGCTGGCACTGGACAAGGCCAggcccctgtgccctgtgcccagctCTCTGGCAGGAGCAAAGAAAGCCTTGACTGGTTCCCTGTCCTGCTGGTCACAGCAGGGCACTCACCAGACCTTGCCTGGCCAAGGATCTGCACTACTGGCTCAACTGCTGTGCTGAGTGTGAGTGGGGTGAGGCCCAGGGGCCTGCCTTCTCCCTGGTGCCTGGGACCATCaggggaaggatggaaggaagccTACTTTGGAGGGTGTGGCCCCAGCCTGTCCATCACAGTTGCCTTAAAGCAAGCAAAGATTTTTCTGCATTGCAGAGGCCCCCAGCGTCTATTGATGGGTTCTTATCCAGTCCGCTTCAATACCTCCATGGACGGAGGGCTCACTTCTCCAAATCTATTCCATGAATCCTTCTCTTGACCCAAAACCTGCTTCTTGCAAGCATCTGCCTCTCATACTGTCCTTCACATGGGGGCCACTCAGATCCAcaaccttcttcttcctcctgcttGGAGATGGCTGGCTTGGGGGAAGAAGCCTCCTGCTGCCCTATTGCCTCATGTGGTTTAAGAAGATGAAACCTTGTTAATTCTGTATACGGCACGACACAGAGTATGCAGCCAACACGTGTTAGCTTCTCTCACCTTTCCTTTTTATAAAGGAGCCCAGTCCAGGGGAAAAGTCCTCAACTTCCAAAATTCCCTTGCTTCTCCATGGCttggctcttcttttttttttttttgtccatgcTATTTATATATGATGTTCCTTGGAACTGAATAtgaataatttattcattcagcaaatacatATGCCTTTTCAGCAACAATTTTTTGAGTTCATACTAAGTGTCAAGTGGGGACTGGTAAAGAAAGTAGTCTTTGAGAGTCTGTGGAATAAGTAAACTTGTGTGGCTGTCTAGAACATCCAGCCGAGATGTGTTGGTTACCCTCCTCCTGGGCCAGGTGTGGCTTGTGCCCCTGAGAGCCATCGGGCAGCTGGTAATTTTCCATGTGGCTTTTCCGGAAGCTACTGTTGTAAGACGTTCCACCATGGGGAATCCTGTGCCCCTTGGGTTATCCTTGTCAGATTCATGATTGATTTGGGGACTGAATTTTGAAGACATGCAATCATGTGGTACATTTCCTCTTCCACCCATCCTCCAAGGCAGGTGAGAGCTCTTTGGATGTGAGTGCATAAAATTCCTCTCTGAACTTTACACGGGGCCCACCTAGGATGAGCAATCCATGTTGGATGAACGTTTTCGCCTGCTGTGGTGGTGGCtgcctggggcagaggcagaaTGAGTTCAAGTTGCTGATGGGGTCACATTTTTCCATCTCGTCCACATGAGTTCTCATTCTGGCTGAACCCGCTGTGATCTGGGTCTTCCAGACTCACATTGGGTTTTGTGGACCAACTGTGTCAGCATTGCCTGAGGATTTAGAAGACGTGCAGAATTCCAGGCCTCTCCCAGGATGGCTGAATCAGAACCTGCCCTTCTGACAAGACGCCCACGTGATCCACGTTAGCATGGAAGTGTGAGAAGCACTAACATTTCTGTTAACAAGGCATTTCCTGTCCAGATCCAGAAAGTGAATGTTTTGGCTTTGTGGATTAGGTGACTTTTGCTGTGCTGACTCtactctgccattgcagccatggaCAATCTGTAAACACATGGGCGAAgctgtattccaataaaactttactgaCAAAAACAGgtatggccaggtctgggctgtaAACTCAGGAGGGGAATTGTAGATTCCAGAGGTGTCTTCAACCTTGACATGCCCACAGTTCTGCAGACAGGTGTTAACAATGTatgctcggccggcgccgcggctcactaggctaatcctccgccttgtggcaccggcacaccgggttctagtcccagttggggcgccggttctgtcccggttgcccctcttccaggccagctctctgctgtggccagggagtgcagtggaggatggcccaagtgcttgggccctgcaccccatgggagaccaggagaagtacctggctcctgccattggatcagtgcagtgcgccggctgtggtggccattggagggtgaaccaacggcaaaggaagacctttgtctctctctctctcactgtccactctgcctgtcaaaacacacacacacacatacacacacacacacacacacaaaacaaaaacaatgtatGCTCCCCCACATGAGAGGACATTTGTGTTTGCCGTACTCTTCCTTGGTTTGGAAGGGCTTTTTTGTCTTTTGTCAGTCAAGGGGGTGTACATGATTTGAATCTACAGTCCTGTGTTGACTACCTTTCCCAAGATCTACTAACCATTTCTATGAATTGCCTGCTCCCTCAGGTTACTTACTTTTTTCTTATCGATGTCTCAGAGCTCTCTACAGATCACGGACCCACACTCACACCCTTCATTCCATAGGAACGTCACCTTCTCATCTGATTTGTCTTTTCCCTTTATTTATGGTATCTTTTGCTGTCCAGCAGTTTGAAAATTGATGTGGCCAATGTACAAATCTTCTGTGgtttgtatagtttttttttttttttaaggaatcctGTTTTTTCTCAAAGTCACTGTCTCCCAAATGCTTTTCTAAATGTTATAAAGTTTTGCTTCTTACACTGAGATATTTGGCtcatgtgtttctctctttcatctGCTACGTGAAACTCCCTGGACCACAGAATCACCTAGGGGTGCTAGCTTCATTATAGACACTGAATCTGACTTTCCAGGGCCTaggcctgggaatctgcattttcacTGACACCTAGGTgattaaaacatttcatttatttcgagggggagagggagagggaaggtagagggagggggagggggagagggctaACAAGCACTAACTCTTATCCAGTGCTTCACTCTTAAAAATgtctacaacggccagggctgagccaggccaaagctaggaggcaggaactcagttcaggcctCGCAGATGGGAGGTGGGAACTCAGCCACTGGGCCTTCAGAGATGCTTCCCAAggggcacagtagcaggaagcgggaatcaggagcagagccctgaATCCAGGCCCTGTgatgtgggaagtgggcatcctaaccacaatgccaaatgcccaccccagtgagCCTTATAATCAGACCAGCTCAGGACAAGCTGGCTCGGTGGCTAGCAGAATGgtctgggagctgggcaggatCAATTTCCCAGTCCTGGCTGAGGGGCCTCACTGATGTCACTGTCCCTCCCTGACTGTAAATGATTATCTGCAAACGGACAGAAGCCTCTGGTGAAGACTGAATGAGAAGAAGCAGGTAAATGCCTTGATCCATGGCCTGCCCTGGCAACtgggctggctttttttttttttttttgataggcagagtggacagtgagagagagacagagagaaaggtcttccgttaccgttggttcaccctccaatggccgctgcggccggcgtgctgcggctggtgcaccgcactgatccgaagccaggagccaggtgcctccccctggtctcccatgtgggtgcagggcccaagcacttgggccatcctccactgcactcccaggccacagcagagagctggattggaagagaagcaaccaggacagaatccggcacaccgactgggactagaatctggggtgccagtgccgcaggcagaggattagcctattaagccgtggcgccggcctgtttttttttttttttttttaacatttattatttatttattttaaaggcagagttacagagaggctgaggcagaaagagagagagagatcgtccatttgctggttcactccccaaatggctgcaacggctggagctgcgccaatctgaagtcaggagccaggagcttcctttgggtctcccatgtgggtacaggggcccaaggacttgggccatcttctattgctttcccaggccatagcagagagctggatcagaagcggagcagttgggtctcaaaccagagcccatacgggatgccggcactgcaggtggtggctttatctgctacaccgctgcgccagccctgggcactgggctgtTTTATCCTCACGGAGAATGTAACTAATCCTGCTTCCCTTTTTGCTTTGTCCACCAAGGGCTAAACTCTGCTCAATCAAAATACTTATACTCATTTATTCAGCTTCTGTTCTTTACTCATTTAGCTaatatttattgtaaaatataaactTTCTTGTCTGatctgccttttcattttgttcgGGGCATATTTTGCTGTGCAACAGTTCGAGAATCAGAGGCAGCCAAATTTAtcgatttttttttctcttgtggtTCATCTTTAACAATCCTCCTGTGTCTCAAGATCTTAGAGGCAGTCATTGGTctggggaaagagaaaagaaaaaaaatagatgtggTTCCTGCCTCTGTGGTGGGGGTGACAGATTAaaactaaataagaaaaatgtagggccggcatggtggtgcagcactATGACTGCTGCTTGCAGTATCTGCATCAGAGTACTggcttcaagccccagctgctctgccttcaGTCCttctgatgctcctgggaaggcagcggaagatggtcagagtgcttcggcccctgccacctgcctgggatacccagagggagctccaggcccccggtttcagcctggtccagctctggccattgcagcgacttgggggagtgaactagtggacggaagatatctctctctctctctctctctctctctctctctgcctctccccctctctgtcattctacctttcaaatatcaaataaagctttggggctggcgctgtggtgtagtgggttaaagccatggcctgaagcaccagcatcccatatgggcgctggttctagtcctggctgctccacttctgattcagctctctactatggcccagtaaagcagtagaagatggcccaagtccttgggcccctgtacccacgtgggagacctggaagaggctcctggctcctggctttggatcggagcaactccggctgttgtggccaattggggagtgaaccagtggatggaagacctctctttctgtctctaactctctctgtaactctttcaaataaataaaataaatctttaaaaaataaagctttttttttttctcaaaaaggaaaaatgtgtagGGGAACCACCAGCAAGTGTCATGGAGGAAAAAGAGGCGGGGGCTTGGGAGGGGAAGGAGTGAGCGGGTCATCATCACTGCAGTGGGGAGGTCCAGAGGGGCTTTGCTGAACAGATGACATTTGAGGAGACTTGTGGAGGTGAGAGAGGCGGTCGTGTGTGTCCCTAGGGAAGAGCAGTAGGTGTAGAGAACAGCTTGTGCCGAGGTCCAGTGGCAGGACCATGCCTGAGTGTGTGTGGATGGTGTAGAGTGAGGGAGGTgttgagagagatggaggggtgaGGCTGGCCAGGTGTGCCAGGCCTTGTGGGTCGAGGTGAAGGCTTTGGCTTCCTCTCCCAGCAAGAGGGGGCTGTGGGGGGCAGTTTCTGAGCATGTTTCTGCTGTAACCATCTCCCCACTTCCATCCTGTGGTGTGTGAGGCtgagtgaaaataaatacactCACCACACATGTACAGGCGGGGGGTCGGGGTGGGTGGCGACTGACCACGCTGCCGTTGTGACTCACTGCCCCGCCAGTGGTTGTGTCCCCCCGCCCCGTCCTCAGAGCCATGGTGCCCGTCCCATTCTTGCTTCTGAGCTGTTCTGAGCTGGGAGGGGCAAGGCAGGCAAAGCTGCTCCAAGAGGTGGAATCAGGGTGGGAAACGCAGAGGtattgcttttcttctttatcaaGCTGCTTTCTGTTACGTCCTCATTTTCGacaagcaggggagggaggggaaggtcaGGTACACATAGAAGGAAGTGGGCAGGGTACAGGGTCAGTTGAGGTGGGAGGGAAGCCGGTGGCGAAGTGGCCGGGAATAGCCTACAAGGCAGCATGGTTGGCTCACAAAGACAGGAGGAGCTGGAGTAAGGTGGCTCCTGCTGATGACACCTGAGAGGAGGGCCACACAGgactggggtgggtgggaggaaggtacAGGTGAAAACATGCTCCGGAGGGCAGGCACttagtgcagtggttaggatgtcacttgggacacccatactCCATGCCAGCGTgcttggttcaattcctggtactccatctcttttttattttattttttaaaagattttatttatttatttgagaggcagagctacagagagagggggagagggggagggggaggagggagagaaggggagagagaaagagaaagttttcatccactggttcactccccaaatggcttcaatggctggagctgagctgatccaaagccaggagccaggagctacttctaggtctctcccacacgggtgcagaggccaaagacctcgggccatcttccactgctttcccaggccataagcagaaagctcaattggaagaggagcagctggaacatgaattggcacccatatggatgccaacactgcaggcagaggcttattgGCCTActaacaccacagtgctggcccctggtactccacttctgatccagcttcctgctgacgtgcaccctggaaggcagctggtgatggcaaAAGTACCTGGGTATCTGCctcttatgtgggagacctggatggaattctgggctcctggcttcagcttggcccagacttggctgttgtgtgcactggggggtgggggggtgggtgggtgtgaatcagcagatctctctctctctctctctctctctctctctcttctctgtctctcctaggGGCTACACCAACAGAAGGCTCAGGAGCAAAACCAGGAATCAAATCTCATtcagatataggatgcaggcgacCTAACCTCCAGGCCAAGTGTCTATCCtgcaagcaatttttaaaaaattttatttcagacatTAGAGAACAgtcttgttgtttttaaagatttatttatttacttgaaaggcagcggtatagggaggagagacagagaagccttccaccactggttcactccccaaaaggccacaatggctggctaaaaccaggagtggggaactccatcagggtctcccatgtatgtggcagggactaaaggacttgggacatcttctgctgctttcccaggcatgttagcaaggagctggttcattggtggagcagccgggacttgaacctgcgctcctatgggatgttggcactgtgggcagtggcttcgtctgctgtgccatggtgccagccctgggtGCGAATGATTTTGCCAGTTCATGTGGCTGGTGATGGTAGCTTGTTTCCGATGACTTGCCTCCCGAAAGTGCGCTCGCGTCATTTCGCCCGTGGGCTGATGGTATCTGAGGGTCACATTCTGGGAAGTGCCAGAGCTAAGCCAGAAGGTGAGTGCATTTGTCATTTAAACAGGCAGTGGCCCCATGTCCTGCTATGGGGGCTGTACGATTTCCTCCCTCAACATCAGGTACCCGGTGCCAACGTTCCCACAGCCTCATCACCAGTGGGCGTTATCAAACTCTTTGATCTTTGCCAACGTGGTGGGTGAAAAATGATATCGCGGTGCAGTTGTCATGTTCACTTCCCTTCTGAAATTCAGCACCTTCCCCTGTGCCTAAGAactatgtgtgtctctctctctgtgagccCAAGATTCATATCTTTGCTGACTTTTCCATAGATTGCCATAGACTGTTGATTCTTTCCAAGAGCTCTTTACATATGACAGACATTACCCTTTCAAGTTATGAAAGGTGCattaggcagggagctgggtcggaagcggaacagccgggacacgaactggcatccatatgggatgtcggcactgcaggcggtggctttacctgtatgccacagtactggtccccCCCACTGCCCCAATGTCTATAATTGAGTAGGATATGAAGTTATAAACACTGAAATACGAGGGGACTGGCAtctgatgcagcagttaagatgacacttggggtgcctgcaccccacattggagtgcccagTTCTCCTGATTCCCCTGCCTGCTAACAtgcgccctgggaagcagcagcagatggttcaagcggttaggcccctgtcactcatgtgggagacctggaaggagttctgggctcctggcttggttgCTTGCTTCATTTACTTATTAactaaaaaagatttacttatttgaaaggcagagttgggggagggggggagagagagagatctccactggttcattccccaaatgtctgcaatgaccatGGTCGggccgggctgaaaccaggagtctggagctccctctgggtgcTCAGAAGGGAAGCTGTTGTAGATCAGTGGGCACAGCAGGTTCTGGTCACAGGGAAGTGTAGAGGGGGGGTGACAGACCTTCTAGGTCTGATCAGGCCCTTCGAGGAGGGTCTGGCAGGCTGAGACTCCCATCTCTTGTTCAGTGTGGTGTGCTTAGATTTTGGCACAGGGCTGAGCACACACAGCGTTGAGCATGTGAATGAACTAAaccagaaatggaagaaatgaggactgctggccctggggaagattcctggtgggggtggggtggggtgggggtatgtgcctgggagtgcagactTTAGGGTTCTTAGTGCTTGGGGTtagtgggcgggggtggggaggcttcCATATATGACTCATAGAAGGAGTGAGATctctttttagttttaatttttcaaaaaaaagattatttatttgaaagtcagagttacacagagagaggaggagacacagagatcttccacctgctagttcacttcccaaatggctgcaacagcgtgaactgggctgatccagagccaggagccaggagccaggagccaggagccaggggccaggagattcttctgggtctcccctgtgggtgcagggacccaagcacttgggccatcttccactgcttgcccaggcacattagcaaggagctggattggaagtggagcagccgggactcaaatca
This region of Oryctolagus cuniculus chromosome 16 unlocalized genomic scaffold, mOryCun1.1 SUPER_16_unloc_1, whole genome shotgun sequence genomic DNA includes:
- the NFILZ gene encoding NFIL3 like protein; this encodes MDISVLSPTDASRGHGKSLWPPRGRGPAVRRQREFMPEDKKDTVYWEKRRKNNEAAKRSREKRRLNDAAIEGRLAALLQENALLRAELRALQLRCGLLSTMGSPCTLPLHALLWESPWTGDPYHGAEPLSLLPGSHGCLLRPCSLGAGVPGCQGCLVAHRWTGMAASPRSLQEPAAPTPRRVDMPLQAALFSCQLLDGHMGSRPELRPCWGLWSPMHPRCRAPGLSDVLLTPAADPMGLPPGVTCPVPGDSPKGLTPPSLPHKLRIKPQASCKAPQGWAGGQESP